The following is a genomic window from Gymnodinialimonas ceratoperidinii.
CGCGAGGCCATCGACTACCACGAGCGCATTCCCGCGGAGCTGCTGCGCCGCAAGACGGAGTTGGGCTCCGCCGCCCACGAGGTCTGGGCCGAGGCGCGCGAGAAGGCCGACTTCTCCATCTTCGCGCCCGCGCTGACCACCATGGTCGACATCAACCGCGAGATGGCCGAGGCGCTCGGCTACGAAGAACACCCCTACGACGCGCTGATGTACCGCTTCGAGCCGGGCACCACACAGGCCGGGCTCACGACCCTGTTCGCGCGCCTGCGCGAGGGGATGATCCCGCTGATCCGCGCCATTGCCGAGGCCGACAAGCCGCGCTCGGACTTCCTGTTCCGCGATTATCCGGTCGACGGCCAGATGGCCTTCGCCCTGAAAATGGCCGAGAAGATCGGCTACGATCTGGACCGCGGGCGGCTCGACACGACGGTACATCCCTTCGAAGTCTCCTTCACCCGCAACGACGTGCGGATCACCACCCGCGTCAACAAGAACTACATGCCGATGTCGCTGTTCGGCGCACTGCACGAGGCGGGCCACGCGATGTACGAGCAGGGCGTCGATCCCGCCTATACCCGCACGCCGCTGGCGACCGACCTGATCAGCCTCTACGCTGTGGGCGGCGTCAGCTTCGGCGCCCATGAGAGCCAGTCGCGCCTGTGGGAGAACCACGTGGGCCGCTCGCGCGCTTTCTGGAAGAACCACATGGACGACATCCGCGCGGCCTATCCCGGCACGCTCGACGATGTGTCGGAGGAGGAGTTCTACCTCGCCATCAACCGCTCCGAGCCCTCCTTCATCCGTGTCGAGGCGGACGAGCTGACCTACGACTTCCACGTCATGGTCCGCTGCGAGCTGGAAGCCAAGATGATCGACGGCTCGTTGGAAGTGGCTGACCTGCCGGAAGCCTGGAACGCCGCGATGAAAGAGTATCTCGGCGTCGATGTGCCCGACGACGCGAACGGCGTCTTGCAGGATGTGCATTGGTCCTCGGGCCAGATCGGCACCTTCTGCAACTACACCATCGGCAACATCATGGCCGCGCAGCTTTTCGATACCGCGACCAGCAAGAAACCCGAAATCCAGACCGCGCTCGACAACGCCGATTACACGCCGCTGCGCAACTGGCTGACCGAGAACGTCGCGCAGCACGGCCGCCGTTTCTCGCGCGATGAGCTGCTGGAGAAGGCCACCGGACGCACGCTCGATCCGGAGCCGTATATCGCTCACCTCACCAAGAAATATTCCGACATCTACGCGCTGAACTAAGGCGGAAGGAAAAGACATGACCCACGAAATCTCCCCCCGCCTCGCCAATCGTGTGAAGCTTTCCGACGGTGCGCTGATCACCAAGATGCTCGACATTGCCGAAGGGCTGGACGACGTGATCAAGCTTGGCCGTGGCGACCCCGACCTCGACACGCCCGAGCACATCATCAAGGCGGGCCAGGACGCGCTGGCCAACGGTGCCACCCATTACACGCATCCCCTGGGCATCCAGCCGTTGCGCGAGGCCATTGCCGACAACATCCGCAGCTATGGCGGTGCCGATTACGCGGCTGACGAGATCATGGTCACGCCGGGCGGTCAGCAGGGCATGTTCATCATCGCGCTGTCTCTGCTGAACCCCGGTGACGAGATCATCGTGCCGTGCCCCGGCTACAACCCCTACAGCCAGGCCGCCGAGATGGCCGACGCCACGGTCGTTCCGATCCCGATGACGATGGAGACGAACTTCACCCTCACCGCCGAGATGGTGGAGGCGCATATCACGCCGAAATCCAAGATCCTCGTGCTGATCAACCCCAACAACCCCACCGGCTCCGTCACCCCGCCCGACGAAGTGCGCAAGATCGCCGAGCTGGCCAAGAAGCACGACCTGATCGTGATCTCCGACGAGATTTACGCGCGGCTGACGTTTGGCAACAACACGGTGCTGCCGGTCGCCTCGCTGCCCGGCATGAAGGAGCGCACGATCACGCTTTCGGGCTTTTCCAAAGCCTATGCGATGACCGGTTGGCGGATCGGCTACCTTGCCGGGCCGCGCGATCTGATCATGCCGATGTCCGAGGTGAACCACGCCTTCGCGATTTCCACCGCCGCCGTGTCGCAGCATGGCGCGCTGGCCGCGATGACCGGCTCGCAGCAGTGTGTCGAGGACATGCGCCAGACCTATGACGCGCGCCGCGCCGCGATCTGCAAGGGTCTCGACGCCATCGGCATGAGCTACGCCGAGCCGCAGGGGGCCTTCTACGTCTATGCCAACGTCGCCTCGCTCGGGCTCGGCATCACCGCCGGCGCCTTCTGCGAACGGCTTTTGGCCGAGGGCCGGGTGATGATGTACCCGGGCACGATCTACGGCGATCACACCGACGACTTCGTGCGCATGTCGATGACCCAACCCGTCGACCGCATCGAGGTCGCAATGAAACGCATGGCGAGCGTCGTGGAAAGCTTCCGCGCCGATCAACGCCAGCCCGCTTGAACCGAAGGACAACAGAGATGAATGTGAAATCCGACAACCCGAACGTCAAAAGTATCAAGCACATGGCCTTTGCGGTCAGCGATGCCGAGAAGGCGCTGGAGGCCTACGCCAAGTTCCTCCACGTGCCCGCCGACACTGAGATCACCCACTTCCCCAAGTCCGGCAACAAGGTCGCGCTCTTCTATCTGGGCGGGATCGAGTACCAGCTTTGTCAGTCCACTGAGGCCGGCGGGCGTTTCGATGCCTGGATCAAGGAACGCGGCGCCGAGGGGTTGCACCACATCTGCTACGAGGTCGACGACATCGACGCGGCGCTCGCCCATGCGCAGGAGCAGGGCGCGTCGCTGCGCGAATGCAAGGCGTGCAAGAAGTTCGGCTCTCACGCCCACCCCGAGGGTTGGGTCGCCTTCCTCGACAATGACGCGGGCGGCATCGAGATCGAGTTCATGCAGGTCTACACGCCCGAACAGCTGGCGGCCTACGAGAAATCGGGAGCGGAAGCGGTATGAGCACCTACAAGAATGACACCCTGACCGTCGGCACCGCCACGGCGAAACCCGGTGAAGTCGTGCGCGGCGGCATCCCCACGGTCGATCTGGCCGGTGGCGTGAAGGTCGAGATCCCCGTCGTCGTAATCAACGGCGCCGAGGCCGGCCCGACCTTCTGGGTCAACGCCGCGATCCATGGTGACGAGCCGGAAGGCCCGCTGGCCTGCGCCCTCGCGGTCAAGCAGATCGACCCCGCCAAACTGAGCGGCGCGGTGGTGCTGGTGCCTTGCGTCAACCCGCTGGCCTTCTCGGCGGCCGAGCGCGGCAACCCGCTCGACACCTTCGCCTACGACATGAACCGGATCTATCCCGGCAAGGCCAACGGCTACTTCAGCGACCGCATCGCCAATGCCCATTGGGAGGCGATGAAGGACGTGGCCGACCTTGAGATCTCCATCCACTCCGGCGGCGCGCATTCCTTCCTCGACAAGGCGATCTTCGTGGACGAGCGTCCCGAGAGCGTCGAACTGGCGAAGGCCATGGGCGAAGGTTGGGGCTGCATCATGTCCAACTTCACCAAGTCCGGCAGCCCGATGGCCGCGATGAACAACGCCGGCAAGGTCGGTATCACCGTGGAGTTGGGCGGGCGCTCCTACACCTCGCCCGAGCGGTTCCGCTACGTCGGTGAAGAGCTGGCGAAGTCGATCGTCAACATCTGCTACCATTACGACATGCTCGACGGCACGGCGACCTATCCGGACGACGCCACCAAGGGCCAGCAGGAGGCGTTGCTTGCCCCCGCGTCGGGGATCTTCCTGCCCGAGCCGGGCGTCGACTTCCTGACGATGATGAAGAAGGGCGACACCATTGCCCGGATCATCAACATCTTCGGTGACGAGGTGGGTGAACTGAAAGCCCCCGCAGACGGCATGTTCTTCGGCCTGCGCGCCCTGCCCAACGTGAACCAGGGCGATTGGTGCTGCTTCTTCAACAAGGTGGAGGGTCCCCGTGACTGAGCCGGGGCAAGCCACCGAGGTGGCCTCATGAGCCGCCCGCGCGATCTTGCCGGATATGGGGCGCATCCGCCCGATATCCGATGGCCGAACGGTGCGG
Proteins encoded in this region:
- a CDS encoding succinylglutamate desuccinylase/aspartoacylase family protein gives rise to the protein MSTYKNDTLTVGTATAKPGEVVRGGIPTVDLAGGVKVEIPVVVINGAEAGPTFWVNAAIHGDEPEGPLACALAVKQIDPAKLSGAVVLVPCVNPLAFSAAERGNPLDTFAYDMNRIYPGKANGYFSDRIANAHWEAMKDVADLEISIHSGGAHSFLDKAIFVDERPESVELAKAMGEGWGCIMSNFTKSGSPMAAMNNAGKVGITVELGGRSYTSPERFRYVGEELAKSIVNICYHYDMLDGTATYPDDATKGQQEALLAPASGIFLPEPGVDFLTMMKKGDTIARIINIFGDEVGELKAPADGMFFGLRALPNVNQGDWCCFFNKVEGPRD
- a CDS encoding carboxypeptidase M32 is translated as MSYAELIETTGRVNDFLNAGSVLSWDARTMMPKGGAESRSKQLATLAVAARDLLCSDEMKRALDGAARETAGKDEESPEARIVAQVREAIDYHERIPAELLRRKTELGSAAHEVWAEAREKADFSIFAPALTTMVDINREMAEALGYEEHPYDALMYRFEPGTTQAGLTTLFARLREGMIPLIRAIAEADKPRSDFLFRDYPVDGQMAFALKMAEKIGYDLDRGRLDTTVHPFEVSFTRNDVRITTRVNKNYMPMSLFGALHEAGHAMYEQGVDPAYTRTPLATDLISLYAVGGVSFGAHESQSRLWENHVGRSRAFWKNHMDDIRAAYPGTLDDVSEEEFYLAINRSEPSFIRVEADELTYDFHVMVRCELEAKMIDGSLEVADLPEAWNAAMKEYLGVDVPDDANGVLQDVHWSSGQIGTFCNYTIGNIMAAQLFDTATSKKPEIQTALDNADYTPLRNWLTENVAQHGRRFSRDELLEKATGRTLDPEPYIAHLTKKYSDIYALN
- a CDS encoding VOC family protein yields the protein MNVKSDNPNVKSIKHMAFAVSDAEKALEAYAKFLHVPADTEITHFPKSGNKVALFYLGGIEYQLCQSTEAGGRFDAWIKERGAEGLHHICYEVDDIDAALAHAQEQGASLRECKACKKFGSHAHPEGWVAFLDNDAGGIEIEFMQVYTPEQLAAYEKSGAEAV
- a CDS encoding pyridoxal phosphate-dependent aminotransferase, with translation MTHEISPRLANRVKLSDGALITKMLDIAEGLDDVIKLGRGDPDLDTPEHIIKAGQDALANGATHYTHPLGIQPLREAIADNIRSYGGADYAADEIMVTPGGQQGMFIIALSLLNPGDEIIVPCPGYNPYSQAAEMADATVVPIPMTMETNFTLTAEMVEAHITPKSKILVLINPNNPTGSVTPPDEVRKIAELAKKHDLIVISDEIYARLTFGNNTVLPVASLPGMKERTITLSGFSKAYAMTGWRIGYLAGPRDLIMPMSEVNHAFAISTAAVSQHGALAAMTGSQQCVEDMRQTYDARRAAICKGLDAIGMSYAEPQGAFYVYANVASLGLGITAGAFCERLLAEGRVMMYPGTIYGDHTDDFVRMSMTQPVDRIEVAMKRMASVVESFRADQRQPA